Proteins co-encoded in one Streptomyces roseochromogenus subsp. oscitans DS 12.976 genomic window:
- a CDS encoding LysR family transcriptional regulator: protein MEQVSGTFTMDLRRLTVLRELERRGSLARTAEALHLTPSAVSQQIAALAREFGAPLTEREGRGVRLTGQARILLGHAEAIAARLERARADLAAYGSGGRGQVTIGCFGSGILGLVPPALRALAERLPHVRVDVVEAEPPDVFTALDAGRLDVVVAVDFAAAPPHTDRRYSRTDLLTDILDVAVPEDHPLAARDRVPLRELAAAPWIVGAAESCCGAAARAVCAAAGFTPDIRHPVNDWGALIALVEAGAGVALVPRLVRPLYARRRLAVRPAAGEPPSRNVFAAVRAGAEGDPVLRAVREQLRTSAAELAEAG, encoded by the coding sequence GTGGAACAGGTAAGCGGAACCTTCACCATGGACCTGCGGCGGCTCACCGTGCTGCGTGAGCTGGAGCGCCGGGGCAGTCTGGCCCGTACCGCCGAGGCCCTGCATCTGACCCCGTCGGCGGTGTCCCAGCAGATCGCGGCGCTGGCCCGGGAGTTCGGAGCGCCGCTGACCGAACGCGAGGGGCGGGGCGTACGGCTGACCGGGCAGGCCCGGATCCTGCTCGGCCACGCCGAGGCCATCGCCGCCCGGCTGGAGCGCGCACGGGCCGACCTGGCGGCGTACGGGTCGGGCGGGCGGGGGCAGGTCACGATCGGCTGCTTCGGCAGCGGCATCCTCGGACTGGTCCCGCCGGCCCTGCGCGCGCTGGCCGAGCGGCTTCCGCATGTCCGGGTGGACGTGGTGGAGGCCGAGCCTCCGGATGTGTTCACGGCGCTCGACGCGGGCCGGCTGGACGTGGTGGTGGCCGTCGACTTCGCGGCGGCCCCGCCGCACACCGACCGCCGCTACTCCCGTACCGATCTGCTGACGGACATCCTCGATGTGGCGGTGCCGGAGGACCATCCGCTGGCCGCCCGCGACCGCGTCCCGCTGCGCGAACTGGCCGCCGCTCCCTGGATCGTGGGCGCGGCCGAGAGCTGCTGTGGCGCGGCGGCCCGCGCGGTGTGCGCGGCGGCGGGCTTCACCCCGGACATCCGCCACCCGGTGAACGACTGGGGCGCCCTGATCGCCCTGGTGGAGGCGGGCGCCGGGGTGGCGCTGGTGCCGCGCCTGGTCCGGCCGCTGTACGCCCGGCGCCGCCTCGCCGTGCGGCCGGCGGCGGGCGAACCGCCGTCCCGGAACGTGTTCGCCGCGGTTCGGGCCGGGGCGGAGGGGGATCCGGTGCTGAGGGCGGTGCGTGAGCAACTTCGTACATCCGCCGCCGAGTTGGCGGAGGCCGGCTGA
- a CDS encoding RBBP9/YdeN family alpha/beta hydrolase — translation MTTHAYLILHGWQNHRPEGHWQHWLADRLTELDHRVSYPQLPDPDDPELEVWLTELTRHLDELNGSGSGERVVIAHSLSSVLWLHAAARGMKQLRYADRVLLVAPPSPATVAGIPEISAFVPAALNPPLPTPTRLVAGADDPYCPEGADRIYAEPLGIPADILPTAAHLDLDAGYGSWPAVLDWCLHATTPLTPRPAP, via the coding sequence ATGACCACGCACGCGTACCTCATCCTCCACGGCTGGCAGAACCACCGCCCCGAGGGTCACTGGCAGCACTGGCTCGCCGACCGGCTCACCGAGCTGGACCACAGGGTCAGCTATCCCCAGCTACCCGACCCGGACGACCCGGAGCTGGAGGTGTGGCTGACCGAACTCACCCGCCACCTGGATGAGTTGAACGGATCCGGCTCGGGGGAGCGGGTCGTGATCGCCCACAGCCTGTCCTCGGTGCTGTGGCTGCACGCCGCCGCCCGGGGCATGAAGCAGCTGCGGTACGCGGACCGGGTGCTGCTGGTCGCTCCGCCGTCCCCGGCCACCGTCGCCGGTATCCCGGAGATCTCGGCCTTTGTCCCGGCGGCCCTGAACCCGCCCTTGCCCACCCCCACGCGGCTGGTCGCCGGCGCCGACGACCCCTACTGCCCCGAGGGCGCGGACCGGATCTACGCCGAGCCGCTGGGCATCCCCGCCGACATCCTCCCGACCGCCGCCCACCTGGACCTCGACGCGGGTTACGGCTCCTGGCCGGCGGTCCTGGACTGGTGCCTGCACGCCACGACCCCACTGACGCCACGTCCGGCACCCTGA
- a CDS encoding sugar phosphate isomerase/epimerase family protein: MKLAFSTLGVPGLPVPEVLALATAHGYHGVELRAHPEEPVHPGLSPAERAEIAALFKEAGVEALGVAGYARVAAPGADAPVLTEIRDLLQLAHDLGAPFIRVFPGADPDRPREESDAVAARRLGTAAEDAAALGVRILLETHDSHPTGAAAIRVLGPVGHRRVGALWDVMHTWLGGEQPSDTYAALAPHLGYVQVKDIASADDTTPLPLGSGVLPLTECVDVLCRRGWDGWLCWEYEKRWHASAAPLAGLLGAGRDHLLRLLDEAA; this comes from the coding sequence ATGAAGCTGGCGTTCTCCACTCTCGGTGTCCCCGGCCTGCCCGTCCCTGAGGTCCTGGCGCTCGCGACCGCGCACGGCTACCACGGCGTCGAACTGCGCGCCCACCCGGAGGAGCCGGTGCATCCCGGCCTCTCCCCCGCCGAACGCGCCGAGATCGCGGCGCTGTTCAAGGAGGCCGGGGTCGAGGCGCTGGGCGTCGCCGGGTACGCGCGCGTCGCCGCGCCCGGGGCGGACGCTCCTGTACTGACGGAGATCCGGGATCTCCTCCAGCTCGCCCACGACCTGGGCGCCCCCTTCATCCGGGTCTTCCCCGGAGCCGACCCGGACCGTCCCCGCGAGGAGTCCGACGCCGTCGCCGCCCGGCGGCTCGGCACCGCCGCGGAGGACGCCGCCGCGCTGGGCGTCCGGATCCTGCTGGAGACGCATGACTCGCACCCCACCGGCGCCGCCGCGATCCGGGTTCTCGGTCCGGTCGGGCACCGGCGGGTGGGGGCGCTGTGGGATGTGATGCACACCTGGCTGGGCGGCGAGCAGCCGTCCGACACCTATGCGGCTCTCGCGCCGCATCTGGGATATGTGCAGGTCAAGGACATCGCCTCGGCCGACGACACGACGCCGCTGCCGCTGGGCTCGGGGGTACTTCCGCTCACCGAGTGCGTGGATGTGCTCTGCCGGCGTGGGTGGGACGGGTGGCTGTGCTGGGAGTACGAGAAGCGCTGGCACGCGTCGGCTGCGCCGCTTGCGGGGCTGCTCGGTGCCGGGCGGGATCATCTGCTGCGGCTTTTGGACGAGGCGGCCTAG
- a CDS encoding bifunctional helix-turn-helix transcriptional regulator/GNAT family N-acetyltransferase: MTVQDVRAFNRFYTGLIGALDYGRRLYAPYTLTESRVLYELARVPHLDAVELRTQLDLDAGYLSRILNKFEDAGLIERGPSQSDPRRRRVRLTARGREAAGLLDERARDTVAALLDTVAPADRPRLAEAMRTIQDILGEPRAGSHEVVLREPGPGDLGWIVQRNAALYAAEYGWNADYEGLVARIVADFAEDHDPHLERVWIAEQGGRPVGCVMCVRDDAPGAARLRLLLVEREARGHGLGDRLVRAVVDFARGVGYRELVLWTNDVLSGARRIYQRHGFVLVAEKPHRSFGKDLVGQDWRLDLHGSGE, encoded by the coding sequence ATGACCGTCCAGGACGTCCGGGCTTTCAACCGCTTCTACACGGGCCTCATCGGTGCCCTCGACTACGGCCGCCGTCTCTACGCCCCGTACACACTCACCGAATCCCGCGTGCTGTACGAACTCGCCCGGGTACCGCACCTGGACGCGGTCGAACTGCGCACCCAGCTCGACCTGGACGCCGGGTATCTGAGCCGCATCCTGAACAAATTCGAGGACGCCGGACTGATCGAGCGCGGGCCCTCGCAGAGCGATCCGCGCCGACGCCGGGTACGGCTGACCGCGCGGGGGCGGGAGGCCGCCGGACTGCTGGACGAGCGGGCCCGGGACACGGTCGCGGCCCTGCTCGACACCGTGGCCCCGGCCGACCGGCCACGGCTGGCGGAGGCCATGCGGACCATCCAGGACATCCTCGGCGAGCCGCGCGCCGGGTCCCACGAGGTCGTCCTGCGCGAGCCCGGCCCCGGTGACCTCGGCTGGATCGTGCAGCGCAACGCCGCGCTGTACGCGGCCGAGTACGGCTGGAACGCCGACTACGAGGGGCTGGTCGCCCGGATCGTCGCCGACTTCGCGGAGGACCATGACCCGCATCTGGAGCGGGTGTGGATCGCCGAACAGGGCGGCCGGCCGGTGGGCTGCGTGATGTGTGTACGGGACGACGCACCCGGTGCCGCCCGGCTGCGGCTGCTGCTCGTCGAGCGCGAGGCGCGCGGGCACGGCCTCGGCGACCGGCTGGTGCGGGCCGTGGTCGACTTCGCGCGCGGGGTCGGCTATCGCGAGCTGGTGCTGTGGACCAACGATGTGCTGAGCGGTGCCCGCCGTATCTACCAGCGGCACGGCTTCGTGCTCGTCGCCGAGAAACCGCACCGCTCCTTCGGCAAGGATCTCGTGGGGCAGGACTGGCGGCTGGATCTGCATGGATCGGGCGAGTGA
- a CDS encoding FAD-dependent monooxygenase, which translates to MGGGPAGLYFSIAAKLRDAGHEITVIERDPPEATYGWGVVYWNDLLDILHRTDPESARAVSAGSVLWQDQEIRLHGSRHDGTAYFGGYGYSMGRAALLEVLTRRARSLGVDVRHGQKLDDPADLPEADLIVAADGAGSRIRQSRVEHFGTRVETGRNPYIWLGTDRQFGSFVFDFEETPAGWIWFHAYPSIKGRISTCIVECAPQTWQGLGFDTLDTEEAVPLLEKIFHRALDGRSLISRSRGEPAKWQRFGHISNRTWVDGNVVLAGDAAHTTHFTLGSGTRLAIIDAIVLAHALSRYPDLRALHEYDQHRRAELHSTQAGARSSMAWFEQLDDYLDRDPVSFAYAMSVRTGQQRAWKYQVHLATQLAAVRSARRAYDTGKRWYRDRRRGEAALPLLGSAAKLPPPQP; encoded by the coding sequence GTGGGTGGAGGCCCGGCCGGGCTGTACTTCTCGATCGCCGCGAAACTGCGGGACGCCGGGCACGAGATCACCGTGATCGAGCGGGACCCGCCGGAGGCGACGTACGGCTGGGGCGTCGTGTACTGGAACGACCTGCTGGACATCCTGCACCGCACCGACCCCGAGAGCGCACGGGCGGTGAGCGCCGGATCCGTGCTCTGGCAGGACCAGGAGATCCGCCTGCACGGCAGCCGGCACGACGGCACCGCGTACTTCGGCGGCTACGGCTACAGCATGGGCCGCGCCGCCCTGCTGGAGGTCCTGACCCGGCGCGCGCGATCACTCGGCGTCGACGTCCGGCACGGCCAGAAGCTCGACGACCCCGCCGACCTGCCGGAGGCCGACCTGATCGTGGCCGCCGACGGCGCGGGCAGCCGGATCCGGCAGAGCCGCGTCGAGCACTTCGGCACCCGCGTGGAGACCGGCCGCAACCCCTACATATGGCTCGGCACGGACCGGCAGTTCGGCAGCTTCGTCTTCGACTTCGAGGAGACCCCCGCGGGCTGGATCTGGTTCCACGCCTACCCGTCGATCAAGGGGCGGATCAGCACCTGCATCGTGGAGTGCGCACCGCAGACCTGGCAGGGCCTGGGCTTCGACACGCTCGACACCGAGGAGGCCGTACCCCTGCTGGAGAAGATCTTCCACCGCGCCCTCGACGGCCGCTCCCTGATCAGCAGATCACGCGGCGAACCGGCGAAGTGGCAGCGGTTCGGGCACATCAGCAACCGGACCTGGGTCGACGGCAATGTCGTCCTGGCCGGCGACGCCGCCCACACCACCCACTTCACGCTCGGCTCCGGCACCCGGCTCGCGATCATCGACGCGATCGTGCTGGCCCACGCCCTCTCCCGGTATCCGGACCTGCGGGCGCTGCACGAGTACGACCAGCACCGCCGCGCCGAACTGCACTCCACGCAGGCCGGAGCGCGCTCCAGCATGGCCTGGTTCGAGCAGCTCGACGACTATCTGGACCGCGACCCGGTCTCCTTCGCCTACGCCATGTCGGTGCGCACCGGCCAGCAGCGCGCCTGGAAGTACCAGGTCCACCTGGCCACCCAGCTCGCCGCCGTCCGCAGCGCACGGCGGGCCTACGACACCGGGAAGCGCTGGTACCGCGACCGCCGCAGGGGCGAGGCGGCGCTGCCGCTGCTGGGCTCCGCCGCCAAACTCCCTCCCCCACAGCCTTGA
- a CDS encoding LacI family DNA-binding transcriptional regulator produces MTVTLADVAARAQVSPATVSRVLNGNYPVAASTRERVLRAVDELDYVLNGPASALAAATSDLVGILVNDIADPFFGIMASAIQAEICGPGGRAGGERLAVVCNTGGSPERELTYLTLLQRQRAAAVVLTGGAVEDAPHAAAVAAKLRKLTEAGTRVVLCGRPPAPGTDAVALTFDNRGGARRLTEHLLGLGHRRLGYIAGPEERTTTRHRLEGHRAALTAAGVGEDPRWTVHGRYDRQSGYEATLELLRRDPSLTAVVAANDSVALGACAALRESGLRIPGDVSVAGFDDLPFSVDAVPSLTTVRLPLAEAGARAGRIAMGREEAPPGGVAAVRGELMVRGSTGVPSAGK; encoded by the coding sequence ATGACGGTGACCCTGGCGGATGTGGCGGCCCGCGCCCAGGTCTCACCCGCGACGGTGTCGCGCGTGCTGAACGGCAACTACCCGGTGGCCGCCTCGACGCGCGAGCGGGTGCTGCGAGCGGTGGACGAGCTGGACTACGTCCTCAACGGCCCCGCGAGCGCGCTCGCGGCCGCCACGTCGGATCTGGTCGGGATTCTCGTCAACGACATCGCCGACCCGTTCTTCGGGATCATGGCGAGCGCGATCCAGGCCGAGATCTGTGGTCCGGGCGGAAGGGCGGGCGGCGAGCGGCTGGCGGTCGTGTGCAACACGGGCGGCTCGCCGGAGCGGGAACTGACGTATCTGACGCTGCTGCAGCGGCAGCGGGCGGCCGCCGTGGTGCTGACCGGCGGGGCCGTGGAGGACGCGCCGCACGCGGCGGCGGTCGCGGCGAAGCTGCGCAAGCTCACGGAGGCCGGCACCCGGGTGGTGCTGTGCGGGCGGCCGCCGGCGCCCGGCACCGACGCGGTCGCCCTCACCTTCGACAACCGGGGCGGGGCGCGCCGGCTCACCGAGCATCTGCTCGGCCTCGGCCATCGGCGCCTCGGCTACATCGCGGGCCCCGAGGAGCGTACGACGACCCGGCACCGGCTGGAGGGCCACCGGGCCGCGCTGACGGCGGCGGGCGTCGGGGAGGACCCTCGCTGGACGGTGCACGGGCGGTACGACCGGCAGTCCGGGTACGAGGCCACGCTGGAGTTGTTGCGCCGGGACCCCTCGCTGACGGCTGTCGTCGCCGCGAACGACTCCGTGGCGTTGGGGGCGTGTGCGGCGCTGCGGGAGTCGGGGCTGCGGATTCCCGGGGATGTGTCGGTGGCCGGATTCGACGACCTGCCGTTCAGTGTGGACGCGGTGCCTTCGCTCACGACGGTGCGGTTGCCGCTGGCGGAGGCGGGGGCGCGGGCCGGGCGCATCGCCATGGGGCGGGAGGAGGCGCCGCCGGGGGGTGTCGCCGCCGTTCGGGGGGAGTTGATGGTGCGCGGGTCCACCGGGGTGCCGTCAGCGGGGAAGTGA
- a CDS encoding Gfo/Idh/MocA family protein, which yields MTRKTVRIAMNGVTGRMGYRQHLVRSILALREAGGLDLGDGTVLWPEPILLGRREHALREIAERHGLEHVSADVDAVLADPSVDIYFDSQATSAREESIKKAIAAGKHVYTEKPTATGLAGALELARLAQEKGIKHGVVQDKIFLPGLLKLKRLIDGGFFGRVLSVRGEFGYWVFEGDWQPAQRPSWNYRAEDSGGIVVDMFPHWEYVLRELFGRVKSVQALATTHIPQRWDESGKPYDATADDAAYGIFELEGGAIAQINSSWAVRVNRDELVEFQVDGTEGSAVAGLRKCRAQHRSSTPKPVWNPDVPATEVFRDQWQEVPDNGDFDNGFKAQWELFLKHVYADAPYHWDLLAGARGVQLAELGLKSSAEGRRIEVPEIAL from the coding sequence GTGACACGCAAGACGGTGCGTATCGCCATGAACGGCGTGACCGGGCGCATGGGCTACCGCCAGCACCTCGTCCGGTCGATCCTCGCCCTGCGCGAGGCGGGCGGGCTCGACCTCGGCGACGGCACCGTGCTGTGGCCGGAGCCGATCCTGCTGGGCCGACGTGAGCACGCGCTCAGGGAGATCGCCGAGCGGCACGGCCTGGAGCACGTCTCGGCCGACGTGGACGCGGTCCTTGCCGATCCGTCCGTGGACATCTACTTCGACTCCCAGGCCACCTCCGCCCGCGAGGAGTCGATCAAGAAGGCGATCGCCGCCGGAAAGCACGTCTACACCGAGAAGCCGACGGCGACGGGACTGGCCGGCGCCCTCGAACTCGCCCGTCTCGCCCAGGAGAAGGGCATCAAGCACGGCGTGGTCCAGGACAAGATCTTCCTGCCGGGCCTGCTGAAGCTGAAGCGCCTCATCGACGGCGGCTTCTTCGGCCGCGTCCTCTCCGTCCGGGGCGAGTTCGGCTACTGGGTGTTCGAGGGCGACTGGCAGCCGGCCCAGCGCCCCTCCTGGAACTACCGTGCCGAGGACAGCGGCGGCATCGTCGTCGACATGTTCCCGCACTGGGAATACGTCCTGCGCGAGCTGTTCGGCCGCGTGAAGTCCGTCCAGGCCCTCGCCACCACCCACATCCCGCAGCGCTGGGACGAGAGCGGCAAGCCCTACGACGCGACGGCGGACGATGCGGCGTACGGCATCTTCGAACTCGAAGGCGGCGCCATCGCCCAGATCAACTCCTCCTGGGCGGTCCGGGTCAACCGCGACGAACTCGTCGAGTTCCAGGTCGACGGCACGGAGGGCTCTGCGGTGGCCGGCCTTCGCAAGTGCCGTGCACAGCACCGCAGTTCGACCCCCAAGCCGGTCTGGAACCCGGACGTCCCCGCGACGGAGGTCTTCCGCGACCAGTGGCAGGAGGTGCCGGACAACGGGGACTTCGACAACGGCTTCAAGGCCCAGTGGGAGCTGTTCCTCAAGCACGTCTACGCCGACGCCCCGTACCACTGGGACCTGCTGGCCGGCGCCCGTGGCGTCCAACTCGCCGAACTGGGCCTGAAGTCCTCGGCCGAGGGCCGCCGTATCGAGGTACCGGAGATCGCGCTGTGA
- a CDS encoding dihydrodipicolinate synthase family protein yields MTLRLPSADGTLRTYEPRTEPLPFSPGTPFTSRTVFAAAHVVADPYADSTPDSPAAVDWDATLAFRRHLWSHGLGVAEAMDTAQRGMGLDWAGAAELIRRSAAEARPAGGRIACGVGTDQITGGSRASLAEIRAAYEEQLAVVEEAGAQPILMASRALASTASGPEDYLEIYGHLLRQSAEPVILHWLGPMFDPALEGYWGATDLDPATEVFLEVIAAHPDKVDGVKVSLLDARREIDLRRRLPRGVRCYTGDDFHYPELIAGDDQGFSHALLGVFDPLGPLAAQAVRALDTGDTAGFRGLLDPTVELSRHLFQPPTRFYKTGVVFLAWLAGHQTHFTMVGGLQSARSLPHLARAYELADGLGLFPDPKLAEERMKTLLSLYGVTS; encoded by the coding sequence GTGACCCTCCGACTTCCCTCCGCCGACGGCACGTTGCGCACGTACGAGCCCCGTACTGAACCGCTGCCGTTCTCGCCGGGCACCCCCTTCACCTCCCGTACGGTCTTCGCGGCGGCCCATGTCGTGGCCGACCCGTACGCCGACTCGACCCCCGACTCACCCGCCGCCGTCGACTGGGACGCCACCCTCGCCTTCCGCCGTCACCTCTGGTCCCACGGACTCGGCGTCGCCGAGGCGATGGACACCGCCCAGCGCGGCATGGGCCTGGACTGGGCGGGCGCGGCCGAGCTGATCCGGCGCAGCGCCGCAGAGGCGCGGCCGGCCGGCGGACGGATCGCCTGCGGGGTCGGCACCGACCAGATCACGGGCGGTTCGCGGGCTTCGCTCGCCGAGATCCGCGCGGCCTACGAGGAACAGCTGGCGGTGGTGGAGGAGGCGGGCGCCCAGCCGATCCTGATGGCGTCCCGGGCCCTGGCCTCCACCGCCTCCGGCCCCGAGGACTATCTGGAGATCTACGGCCACCTGCTGCGCCAGTCCGCCGAGCCGGTGATCCTGCACTGGCTGGGCCCGATGTTCGACCCGGCGCTGGAGGGCTACTGGGGCGCGACCGACCTGGACCCGGCGACGGAGGTGTTCCTGGAGGTCATCGCCGCGCACCCGGACAAGGTCGACGGCGTCAAGGTGTCGCTGCTGGACGCCCGGCGCGAGATCGACCTGCGCCGCAGACTGCCCCGAGGGGTCCGCTGCTACACCGGAGACGACTTCCACTACCCCGAGCTGATCGCGGGCGACGACCAGGGCTTCAGCCACGCCCTGCTCGGCGTCTTCGACCCGCTGGGCCCGCTGGCGGCGCAGGCGGTACGGGCTCTGGACACGGGGGACACGGCCGGTTTCCGGGGCCTGCTGGACCCGACCGTGGAGCTGTCCCGCCACCTCTTCCAGCCCCCGACGCGCTTCTACAAGACGGGCGTGGTCTTCCTCGCCTGGCTCGCGGGCCACCAGACGCACTTCACGATGGTCGGCGGCCTGCAGTCGGCCCGCTCCCTCCCGCATCTGGCCCGCGCCTACGAACTCGCCGACGGACTGGGCCTGTTCCCGGACCCGAAGCTCGCGGAGGAGCGGATGAAGACCCTGCTGTCGCTGTACGGGGTGACCTCATGA
- a CDS encoding sugar phosphate isomerase/epimerase family protein produces the protein MTADLSRFSINQMTVKQLLLPELVAACGQLGVGRVGLWREPVQEYGLTGTAKLIREAGLTVTTLCRGGFFTAIDPVERSRALDDNRRAIEEAATLGTDTLVLVSGGLPPGSKDLRAARERIADALAELGPFADDHGVRLAIEPLHPMYASDRCVVSTLAQALDLAERFPAHQVGVAVDTYHIWWDDQAPAQIARAGAGGRIHTFQLADWITPLPEGVLDGRGQIGDGAIDMREWRGYVEAAGYTGPIEVELFNEELWARDGREVLAETLERFHSAFL, from the coding sequence ATGACGGCCGATCTCTCGCGTTTCAGCATCAACCAGATGACGGTGAAGCAGCTGTTGCTGCCGGAACTGGTGGCCGCCTGTGGCCAGTTGGGTGTGGGCCGGGTGGGCCTGTGGCGGGAACCGGTCCAGGAGTACGGCCTGACGGGGACGGCGAAACTGATCCGCGAGGCGGGCCTGACGGTGACGACGCTGTGCCGGGGCGGCTTCTTCACGGCGATCGACCCGGTGGAGCGCTCCCGTGCCCTGGACGACAACCGGCGCGCGATCGAGGAGGCGGCGACGCTCGGCACGGACACCCTGGTCCTGGTCTCGGGCGGTCTCCCGCCCGGCAGCAAGGACCTCAGGGCGGCCCGCGAACGCATCGCCGACGCCCTCGCCGAACTGGGCCCGTTCGCCGACGACCACGGCGTCCGCCTGGCCATCGAGCCCCTGCACCCCATGTACGCCTCCGACCGCTGCGTCGTCTCGACCCTGGCCCAGGCCCTCGACCTCGCCGAACGCTTCCCGGCGCACCAGGTCGGGGTGGCGGTGGACACGTATCACATCTGGTGGGACGACCAGGCTCCGGCGCAGATCGCGCGGGCGGGAGCGGGCGGCCGTATCCACACCTTCCAACTCGCCGACTGGATCACCCCGTTGCCCGAGGGTGTCCTCGACGGCCGGGGTCAGATCGGCGACGGCGCGATCGACATGCGCGAGTGGCGGGGGTATGTGGAGGCGGCCGGCTACACGGGCCCGATCGAGGTCGAACTCTTCAACGAGGAGCTGTGGGCCCGGGACGGCCGGGAGGTGCTGGCGGAGACGCTGGAGCGTTTCCACAGCGCTTTCCTATAA
- a CDS encoding ribokinase gives MYDYDLLVVGSANADLVIDVERRPAAGETVLGGDLSVHPGGKGANQAVAAARLGAGTALLARVGDDSHGRLLLDSLRAAGVDTVGVLVGGAPTGVALITVDPEGDNSIVVSRGANARLTPADVRAAVSLFLASRVVSAQLEIPLETVVEVVRNLSPDGRFVLNPSPPRPLPTEVLAACDPLIVNEHEARVVLGESCVSEDPADWARLLLAKGPRSVVVTLGAEGALVADSSGVLSVPSVKVDAVDTTGAGDAFTAALAWKLGSGAELPEAAAYAAKVGAAAVTKRGAQESYPTAREVDAL, from the coding sequence ATGTACGACTACGACCTGCTGGTCGTGGGGTCGGCCAATGCCGACCTGGTGATCGATGTCGAGCGGCGGCCGGCCGCCGGTGAGACGGTGCTCGGCGGCGATCTGTCCGTCCACCCGGGCGGCAAGGGCGCCAACCAGGCGGTCGCCGCCGCCCGGCTGGGCGCGGGTACGGCCCTGCTGGCCCGGGTCGGCGACGACAGCCACGGCCGGCTGTTGCTGGACTCCCTGCGCGCGGCCGGCGTCGACACGGTCGGCGTGCTGGTGGGCGGGGCTCCCACCGGGGTGGCGCTGATCACGGTGGACCCTGAAGGGGACAACAGCATCGTGGTGTCGCGCGGCGCCAACGCCCGGCTCACCCCGGCGGACGTCCGGGCAGCCGTGAGCCTGTTCCTCGCCTCCAGGGTGGTGTCGGCGCAGCTGGAGATCCCCCTGGAGACGGTGGTGGAGGTCGTACGGAACCTGTCCCCGGACGGCCGCTTCGTGCTGAACCCGTCCCCGCCCCGGCCCCTGCCCACGGAGGTGCTGGCGGCCTGCGACCCGCTGATCGTCAACGAACACGAGGCGCGGGTGGTCCTCGGCGAGTCCTGTGTGAGCGAGGACCCGGCGGACTGGGCACGGCTGCTGCTGGCCAAGGGCCCGCGCTCGGTGGTGGTGACGCTGGGCGCGGAGGGGGCGCTGGTGGCCGACTCCAGCGGTGTCCTTTCCGTGCCGTCGGTGAAGGTGGACGCGGTGGACACCACGGGCGCGGGCGACGCGTTCACGGCTGCGCTCGCCTGGAAGCTCGGGTCGGGTGCGGAGCTGCCGGAGGCGGCGGCCTATGCGGCCAAGGTCGGCGCGGCGGCCGTAACGAAGCGGGGCGCGCAGGAGTCGTATCCGACAGCGCGGGAGGTCGACGCCCTGTGA
- a CDS encoding aminoacyl-tRNA deacylase: MSESAPLEPPDVLTALGASFRLYEHPGVVDPVEVCAALGVPLERTVKTLAFVTPEDRLLLAALPGHARLRYGPLARAAGIRRGDLSPADAGRLARAGMRPGGVCPVSSDGAALVVFDETVGGLGRVHCGSGRPDSSIEIDAGALVAAVPAAVMARIGDVPTASEPAREPV, encoded by the coding sequence GTGAGCGAATCCGCACCCCTGGAGCCGCCGGACGTGCTGACCGCGCTCGGCGCCTCCTTTCGGCTGTATGAGCATCCCGGTGTCGTGGACCCCGTGGAGGTGTGTGCCGCGCTGGGTGTTCCGCTGGAGCGGACCGTGAAGACCCTCGCCTTCGTCACGCCGGAGGACCGGCTCTTGCTGGCGGCGCTGCCCGGTCATGCGCGGCTGCGGTACGGGCCCCTGGCGCGGGCCGCCGGGATCCGCCGTGGCGACCTCTCCCCCGCCGACGCCGGGCGGCTCGCACGGGCGGGGATGCGGCCCGGCGGGGTGTGCCCCGTGTCGTCGGACGGGGCCGCGCTGGTCGTATTCGACGAGACCGTAGGCGGTCTGGGGCGTGTGCACTGCGGCAGCGGCCGGCCCGACAGCAGCATCGAGATCGACGCGGGGGCGCTCGTCGCGGCCGTACCGGCGGCCGTCATGGCACGGATCGGGGACGTGCCCACCGCCAGTGAGCCCGCCCGTGAGCCCGTATGA